The window CGGCACTCCTGCGGAATAAAATATCTAGTATAAAGCAACTGTCTGAATCACAGAAGGTATTATCCACAGATTTAGAGGACAGGGATATAATAGGTTATTCTGCTGACTCCACAGATTTATGTGTGCAGGTGTTTTTTGTAAGAAATGGCAGGGTCATAGGCAGAGAACATTTTATGTTTGAAGGAGAAGCTAACGAGGACAAGGGCTATTCTCTATCCACGTTTATAAAGCAGTTTTACAATACAGTGCAGTTTGTTCCTTCGGAAATAGTGCTCCAGAGTGAAGTAGATGACAGCGAGACTATAGCAAAATGGCTTACTGAAAAGAGAGGCTTTAAGGTGGCTTTAAGGGTGCCCCAAAGAGGGGACTTGGTAAAGCTTGTCCATATGGTATCGGAGAATGCTGAGATAACTTTAAAGCTTCACAGAGAACGTCAAAGCAGAGAAGGTATAGTGCCTGCGGAAGGGATGTCCCAGTTGGTAAAACTTTTAGGACTTGAAGAGGCTCCCGCAAGGATTGAATCCTATGATATATCCAATACAGGCTCAACGGAAATAGTGGCCTCAATGGTAGTGTTTGAAAATGGAAGGCCTGCCCGTCAGGAATACAGAAAATTTAAAATGAAGTCCATAGAGCAGCAAAACGATTATGGAAGTATGCAGGAGACTTTGTTCAGAAGGCTGAACCGTGCAAAGCGAGAAAAGGAAGAGGCTGCTGAAAATGCCAAGTTTTCAAAATTACCTGACTTAATACTCGTAGACGGAGGATCAAACCATGTTAACGCAGCCAAACAGGTGATTGAGGAACTTGGCTACAGCTTTAAAATAGCCGGTATGGCCAAAGACGACAGACACCGTACCAAGTCTCTGGTTTATATGGGAAATGAGTATGATTTATCAGGCAATATGCCTTTGCTAAGATTGATTACTGAAATACAGGATGAGACTCACAGAGTCGCAGTAGAGTACAACAGAAAACTCAGGGAAAAACGTTACGTTAAATCAGAGCTTGATGAAGTAGAGGGCATAGGCCAAACCCGTAAGAAGGCGCTTATCAGGCATTTTAAATCAGTTGCGGCTATTAAAAAAGCAGATGTTGCACAGTTACAGGAAGTAGACGGTATAAGCGAGAAAATAGCTAAAAAGATTTATGAATATTTTAATTAAACAGGAAAGAGAAAAGTTTATATGTCAATTTTTACGATAGCAGACCTTCATCTTGCCTTGGGGATAGACAAGCCAATGGATGTATTTGGAGGCAGATGGTCAAACTATATGGAAAAACTTAAAGATAACTGGATAAGCAATGTTTCTGAAAAGGACACTGTTATTATTCCCGGCGATGTTTCCTGGGCCACTTATATAGACAGTGCTTATGAGGATTTCAGATTTATAGAGGATTTACCTGGGAAAAAAGTAATTTCCAAGGGAAATCATGATTATTGGTGGACAACTTCGTCAAAGCTTAATAAGTATCTGACAGAGAACAACTTTAGTACAATATCTTTTATGCATAACAATGCCTTTGAACTGGAAGGAGTTGGGGTGTGCGGTACGAGAGGCTGGAAGGGCCCGGGAGAAGATGATTTTAAGAAAGATGATGAGAAAATATATAAGAGAGAAATAGAACGATTGGAGTTGTCAGTCAAGGCAGCGTTAAAGCTGGAACTTTCACGTATGCTGGTATTTATGCATTATCCTCCTGTTACTGTCAAAAGTCCTATGACAGGATTTATTGATATAATGAGGAAATATGAAATAAAAGAGTGCTATTACGGTCACTTACATGGCGAAGGTATAAAAGGGGCAATCGAAGGAGAGTATGAAGGTATCAATTTAAAACTTGTTTCATCGGATTATTTGAACTTTAAACCATTTAAAATCATATAGGTTTTCCCAAACAAAAAAACGGTGAAAAGGCTGATATAAGCGAAAGTTTAAAATTTAACATATAATTAAGGTTACACTTGGAATTGTAATATCGTTTGTGGTATAATTGAGTGGTTAATTTTTAGAGTGTTGGGGTAATTTGAGGTAACATAATTGTGGGGCAGTTATTGAGGCCAACGTAGATGACGGATAAAATTAATAAAAATAAAACAAAATACCGGGAGGAAGTTTGTTAATGAAAGTAAAAGTTGAAAATGTTGAAAAGAATGTTGTACAGCTTGAGATAGAAGTTGATGCAGCTAAATTTGAAGAGGGAATGCAGCAATCATACAAGAAGAATGTAAGCAAGTTCAATGTACCGGGCTTCAGAAAAGGTAAGGCTCCAAGAAATATCATTGAACGTTACTACGGCGAACAGGCACTTTATGATGATGCAATAAATATTGTATGCTCAGAAGCATACGATAATGCCATAGAAGAGAACAATATTCAGCCAGTGGACAGACCTGAAATTGATATAGTACAAATAGGAAACAAGGAGAACCTTATCTTTACAGCAAAGGTTACAGTTAAGCCTGAAGTTGAGCTTGGAGCTTACATGGGTGTAGAGGTTAAAAAGGCTGAAGTTAACGTAACTGATGAAGATGTTGAAAATGAATTCAACAAGGTTGTTGAAAAGAATGCACGTCTTGTATCTGTTACTGACAGACCTATACAATCAGGTGATACAGCAGTAATCGACTTTGAAGGTTTTATTGATTCAGTTCCTTTCGAAGGCGGAAAAGGTGAAGACTACAGTCTTGTTATCGGTTCAGGAACATTTATCCCGGGCTTTGAAGACCAGCTTATCGGAAAGAATGTTGCGGATGATGTTGATGTAAATGTAACTTTCCCTGAAGAATACGGAAAAGAAGACTTGAACGGTAAAGAAGCATTATTCAAAGTGCTGGTTAAGGAAATAAAAGTTAAAGAATTGCCTGCAGTGGATGATGAATTTGCCAAGGATATAAGCGAGTTTGACACTCTCGAAGAATATAAGACGGATTTGAGAAATAAACTTGAAGAAAGTGCAAAAAACAAAGCGGAACGCGATAATGAAGAGAGCGTAATCCAAGCTGTTGTTGGAAATGCAACTGTTGATGTGCCAAACGTTATGGTTGAAAAGCATATTGATGCCATGGCAAGAGATTTTGATATGAGACTTCGTTATCAGGGACTTGACCTTCAGAGATATATGGAAATGATGGGAACTGATTTTGAAGGCTTCAGAGAACAGTTCAGAGAAAGAGCTGCAAATGAAGTTAAGATTCAGCTGGTAGTTGAAAAAATCGGTCAGGTTGAAAATGTTGAAGCAACTGATGCAGATGTAGAAGAAGAAATTACAAAGACAGCAGAAGCATACAAGCAGCCTGCAGAAGAGCTTAAAAAGACATTGAGACCAGAAGACCTTGAATACGTAAAGAATGATATCGCATTCAGAAAGACAATTAAGCTTTTAACAGATAACGCAAAATTTAATTAATTTGTGTTATTTAATTGTTGGTAAAGTGGGTATCATTATATAAATACCAATGTTAAGGTTCCATCAATAATAACTAAACATATATTAATAAGGGAGGTATGCATATGAGTTTAGTACCTATGGTTGTTGAACAAACTAATCGTGGTGAGAGATCATACGATATATTTTCGAGACTATTAAATGACAGGATTATTGTATTAAGTGATGAGGTTAATGACGCTACAGCCAGCTTGGTTGTTGCACAAATGCTTTATCTTGAAGCTCAGGACCCTGATAAGGATATACAGTTTTATATTAACAGCCCCGGGGGGTCAGTAGCATCAGGTTTTGCAATATATGATACTATGCAGTATGTAAAGTGCGATGTATCAACTATATGTATGGGAATGGCAGCAAGTATGGGTGCTTTCCTATTAGCCGCAGGCGAAAAGGGAAAAAGATTTGCACTGCCAAACAGTGAAATCATGATTCACCAACCTCTTGGAGGAGCAAAAGGTCAGGCTACAGACATTAAGATTCATGCTGAGAATATACTCAGAACCAGAGATAAGCTCAATAAGATTCTAAGTGAAAGAACAGGTCAACCTCTTGATAAGATAGAGAGAGACACTGAGAGAGACTTTTTTATGTCTGCCGACGATGCTAAGGCCTACGGTATTATTGATGATATTATGGTTAGAAGAAAATAATTGAGGTGCAATGATGACCAGATATGATGAGAAGAAGCAGTTAAAGTGCTCTTTTTGTGGGAAATCTCAGGAGCAGGTTAAACGGCTGGTTGCAGGACCGGGTGTGTATATTTGTGACGAGTGTATCGAGCTGTGTTCCGAAATTATAGAAGAAGAATTTGAAGACACAAAGGTTGATGCAGAAGTTAGTGAGATACCGAAACCAAAAGAGATAAAAGAGATTCTCGACCAGTATGTAGTTGGTCAGGATACGGCTAAAAGGTCTCTGTCAGTGGCTGTTTACAACCACTATAAGAGAATAAACAGCGATGTGAAGACCTCTGATATAGAACTTCAGAAGAGTAACATAGTTATGCTGGGCCCTACCGGTAGCGGAAAAACTTTTCTTGCTCAAACACTTGCTAAGATACTCAATGTTCCTTTTGCTATAGCCGATGCTACTTCTCTCACTGAAGCAGGCTACGTTGGTGAAGATGTAGAAAACATTCTTTTGAGGCTAATACAGGCTGCGGATTACGACATTGAAAAGGCTGAAAAGGGAATTATCTACATTGATGAAATAGACAAGATTGCAAGAAAATCTGAGAATCCTTCCAT of the Ruminiclostridium papyrosolvens DSM 2782 genome contains:
- the uvrC gene encoding excinuclease ABC subunit UvrC yields the protein MFDIQEELKKLPDKSGVYIMKDANGVVIYVGKAVVLKNRVRQYFQQSANHPPKVQAMVSKISEFEYIVVDSEVEALMLECNLIKKYKPKYNILLKDDKHYPYIKVTLNEEYPRILKTRRVDKDGAKYFGPYSSGFAVNDTIDTLKKLFPLKTCNKNLPRDIGKTRPCLNYHMKQCLAPCQGGVNRDEYRDMMKKICRFLGGQYDEIINDIRMQMESAAEQLDFEKAALLRNKISSIKQLSESQKVLSTDLEDRDIIGYSADSTDLCVQVFFVRNGRVIGREHFMFEGEANEDKGYSLSTFIKQFYNTVQFVPSEIVLQSEVDDSETIAKWLTEKRGFKVALRVPQRGDLVKLVHMVSENAEITLKLHRERQSREGIVPAEGMSQLVKLLGLEEAPARIESYDISNTGSTEIVASMVVFENGRPARQEYRKFKMKSIEQQNDYGSMQETLFRRLNRAKREKEEAAENAKFSKLPDLILVDGGSNHVNAAKQVIEELGYSFKIAGMAKDDRHRTKSLVYMGNEYDLSGNMPLLRLITEIQDETHRVAVEYNRKLREKRYVKSELDEVEGIGQTRKKALIRHFKSVAAIKKADVAQLQEVDGISEKIAKKIYEYFN
- a CDS encoding metallophosphoesterase produces the protein MSIFTIADLHLALGIDKPMDVFGGRWSNYMEKLKDNWISNVSEKDTVIIPGDVSWATYIDSAYEDFRFIEDLPGKKVISKGNHDYWWTTSSKLNKYLTENNFSTISFMHNNAFELEGVGVCGTRGWKGPGEDDFKKDDEKIYKREIERLELSVKAALKLELSRMLVFMHYPPVTVKSPMTGFIDIMRKYEIKECYYGHLHGEGIKGAIEGEYEGINLKLVSSDYLNFKPFKII
- the tig gene encoding trigger factor translates to MKVKVENVEKNVVQLEIEVDAAKFEEGMQQSYKKNVSKFNVPGFRKGKAPRNIIERYYGEQALYDDAINIVCSEAYDNAIEENNIQPVDRPEIDIVQIGNKENLIFTAKVTVKPEVELGAYMGVEVKKAEVNVTDEDVENEFNKVVEKNARLVSVTDRPIQSGDTAVIDFEGFIDSVPFEGGKGEDYSLVIGSGTFIPGFEDQLIGKNVADDVDVNVTFPEEYGKEDLNGKEALFKVLVKEIKVKELPAVDDEFAKDISEFDTLEEYKTDLRNKLEESAKNKAERDNEESVIQAVVGNATVDVPNVMVEKHIDAMARDFDMRLRYQGLDLQRYMEMMGTDFEGFREQFRERAANEVKIQLVVEKIGQVENVEATDADVEEEITKTAEAYKQPAEELKKTLRPEDLEYVKNDIAFRKTIKLLTDNAKFN
- the clpP gene encoding ATP-dependent Clp endopeptidase proteolytic subunit ClpP — encoded protein: MSLVPMVVEQTNRGERSYDIFSRLLNDRIIVLSDEVNDATASLVVAQMLYLEAQDPDKDIQFYINSPGGSVASGFAIYDTMQYVKCDVSTICMGMAASMGAFLLAAGEKGKRFALPNSEIMIHQPLGGAKGQATDIKIHAENILRTRDKLNKILSERTGQPLDKIERDTERDFFMSADDAKAYGIIDDIMVRRK